The following are encoded in a window of Sutcliffiella horikoshii genomic DNA:
- a CDS encoding VanW family protein, with the protein MNHVDLRPKKRSKLRIWLGTQFYIAKRWIEWKTGNKSYALETTEEELPYQVFLHRTPTLRKLKNVDMWYQHNKVINLKIAVQKLNGIVIRPGETFSYWKLIGKPTKSKGYVDGMVLFYGTFKPGLGGGLCQLSNLIYWMTLHTPLTVTERYRHSFDVFPDSRRTQPFGSGATCSYNYLDLQVRNDTDQAFQLKVRVEGDLLVGEWKSANLPIVKYKVYEKDHNITSAYWGGYLRHNIIHRKVMNLQGKEIDDQYVTENHAIMMYEPLLETTEQSG; encoded by the coding sequence ATGAACCATGTGGATTTACGACCAAAAAAAAGATCGAAACTTCGCATTTGGCTGGGAACTCAATTTTACATAGCAAAGAGATGGATAGAGTGGAAAACAGGAAATAAAAGCTATGCATTAGAAACGACAGAGGAAGAATTGCCCTATCAAGTTTTTTTACATAGAACGCCTACCCTTAGAAAGTTAAAGAACGTGGACATGTGGTATCAGCATAATAAAGTTATTAATTTAAAGATTGCTGTTCAGAAACTGAATGGGATTGTGATTCGACCAGGTGAAACTTTTTCCTATTGGAAGCTGATTGGAAAACCGACGAAGAGCAAAGGATATGTAGATGGAATGGTTCTTTTCTATGGTACGTTTAAGCCAGGTTTAGGAGGAGGGTTGTGTCAATTGTCAAACCTTATATATTGGATGACATTACACACACCGCTGACTGTGACAGAGCGATACCGCCACAGTTTTGATGTCTTTCCCGATTCTAGGAGAACGCAACCTTTTGGTAGTGGTGCAACCTGCTCCTATAATTATCTGGACTTACAGGTGAGAAATGATACAGATCAAGCTTTTCAATTAAAAGTGAGAGTGGAAGGAGACCTCTTAGTTGGTGAATGGAAGTCGGCCAATCTTCCAATTGTTAAATACAAGGTATATGAAAAAGACCATAACATCACTTCCGCTTATTGGGGAGGATATTTGCGCCATAACATCATACACCGCAAAGTAATGAATCTTCAGGGAAAAGAGATCGATGACCAATATGTAACAGAAAATCATGCTATTATGATGTATGAGCCTCTTTTGGAGACAACAGAACAAAGCGGCTAA
- a CDS encoding Flp family type IVb pilin — MKNLMIRVFKEEEGQGLTEYGLLVGLIALGVVAAVGLLGDKIGEVFTNITKELTNTKTP, encoded by the coding sequence ATGAAAAACTTGATGATCCGTGTATTTAAAGAAGAAGAAGGACAGGGGTTAACAGAGTACGGTTTGTTGGTTGGGTTGATTGCGTTGGGGGTTGTAGCTGCGGTTGGGTTATTAGGGGATAAAATTGGAGAAGTTTTTACAAATATTACAAAGGAGCTAACAAATACGAAAACACCTTAA
- a CDS encoding AAA family ATPase codes for MIKWYGFLNENEEKISEMIQWLSTHENYKGLTTIDELLNELDAPEKRIIFIDKSISPNFYSLTMQLKMLDPNNFVILIGKDLKEADIRLAMRAGMMDCINLQDEIELIKNGLLESKRHIDFLKKQETQAPSFAQKEGRVITATSTKGGVGKTTFAVNLAYSLQRKEQSIVLVDLHLQFGDVAMFCDVKPKKTIYEWVKEDFDRKNRNVQGYLTKTYLENVSILAAPLRPEFSEIIKPEHIRELFFELKKWYDVIIVDTHSHVDELLLETLELSDEIYVLTNGNLPAVRNTKLFMDTLQSLQLKAMPQLVVNAVKKDDPLKVENMKKILGVNVLTVLPSEEKLVKKSVATGIPFVADSPKKGLSKRFTKLADACLERHASLIGEALVGVGGRK; via the coding sequence ATGATAAAATGGTACGGTTTTTTAAATGAGAATGAAGAGAAAATCAGTGAAATGATTCAATGGTTAAGTACCCATGAAAATTACAAGGGGCTAACAACTATTGATGAGCTATTAAATGAATTGGACGCTCCTGAAAAGCGAATTATTTTTATCGATAAATCTATTTCTCCCAATTTCTATTCCTTGACCATGCAATTAAAGATGCTGGACCCGAATAACTTTGTCATACTAATCGGGAAGGATTTAAAAGAGGCTGACATCCGTCTTGCGATGAGGGCAGGGATGATGGATTGCATTAATTTGCAGGATGAAATTGAACTGATTAAAAATGGACTGCTTGAGTCAAAGAGGCATATTGATTTTCTAAAAAAGCAGGAAACACAAGCCCCAAGTTTCGCACAGAAAGAAGGAAGAGTCATTACAGCTACAAGTACAAAGGGTGGGGTGGGTAAAACTACATTTGCGGTAAATTTGGCATATTCCTTACAAAGAAAGGAACAATCTATCGTTTTAGTAGATCTGCACCTCCAGTTTGGAGATGTTGCGATGTTCTGTGATGTCAAGCCGAAGAAAACGATCTACGAATGGGTAAAAGAAGATTTTGACCGGAAAAACCGGAATGTCCAAGGTTATTTGACAAAGACATATCTTGAGAATGTTTCTATTCTTGCAGCGCCACTCCGACCTGAATTTTCCGAAATTATAAAGCCTGAGCATATTAGGGAATTATTTTTCGAATTAAAGAAATGGTATGACGTTATCATTGTAGATACCCACTCTCATGTGGATGAGCTGTTACTTGAAACATTGGAACTATCTGACGAAATATACGTCCTGACAAATGGAAACCTTCCAGCTGTAAGAAATACAAAGCTATTCATGGATACCCTTCAATCATTGCAACTTAAGGCGATGCCTCAGCTGGTGGTGAATGCGGTGAAGAAAGATGACCCATTGAAGGTGGAAAATATGAAGAAAATTCTTGGAGTAAATGTGTTAACGGTTCTTCCTTCTGAAGAAAAGCTGGTCAAAAAATCTGTAGCTACAGGTATTCCATTTGTGGCAGATTCTCCAAAGAAAGGTTTATCAAAGAGATTCACCAAATTGGCAGACGCTTGTCTGGAGAGGCACGCATCTTTAATCGGTGAAGCTTTAGTTGGAGTTGGAGGTAGAAAATAA
- a CDS encoding TadE/TadG family type IV pilus assembly protein produces MRSQKGQSLVEFALIVPLILLLLFGMFDIGRVLFSAVALEHAAREGARVASVGKTNTDVIASINNATTGLDSSRVSVSISTEARTSGENIEIHLSYPVSMINPLLRSFQGSFTISSKSVMRVE; encoded by the coding sequence ATGAGATCACAAAAAGGTCAATCTTTAGTTGAATTTGCACTTATTGTACCGTTAATATTACTTCTGTTATTTGGGATGTTTGATATTGGGAGAGTTCTATTTTCAGCAGTAGCCTTAGAGCATGCGGCAAGGGAAGGTGCCAGGGTGGCAAGTGTCGGAAAAACGAATACAGATGTGATTGCTTCCATAAACAACGCGACAACAGGTCTTGATTCGAGCAGGGTTTCTGTATCCATTTCAACAGAAGCGAGAACTTCAGGTGAAAACATAGAAATTCACCTCAGTTATCCGGTAAGCATGATAAATCCTTTGTTGAGATCTTTCCAAGGCTCTTTTACAATCTCTTCAAAATCTGTCATGAGGGTGGAGTGA
- the splB gene encoding spore photoproduct lyase has protein sequence MKPFVPQLVYIEPRALDYPLGVELKNKFESMGLEIRETTSHNQIRNLPGDNDFQKYRTAKSTLVVGVRKTLKFDSSKPSAEYAIPFATGCMGHCHYCYLQTTMGSKPYIRTYVNLDEIFDAADKYMQERAPEITRFEASCTSDIVGIDHLTHSLKKAIEYFGKSEHGMLRFVTKFHHVDHLLDADHRGKTRFRFSVNADYVIKNFEPGTSSLDLRIEAAAKVAGANYPLGFIVAPIYLHEGWEEGYKTLFQKLYDKLPAHATEDLTFELIQHRFTKPAKRVIQQNYPMTKLELDEAKRQYKWGRYGIGKYVYTKDEATEIKETLSEYIHSYFPQARIEYFT, from the coding sequence ATGAAGCCGTTTGTTCCACAACTTGTATATATTGAACCTAGAGCGCTTGATTATCCGCTAGGAGTGGAGTTAAAAAACAAATTTGAATCGATGGGTCTTGAAATTCGAGAGACGACTTCCCACAACCAAATAAGAAACCTACCTGGAGATAATGATTTTCAAAAATACAGGACAGCTAAATCCACATTAGTTGTCGGAGTAAGAAAAACATTGAAGTTTGACTCTTCCAAACCTTCCGCTGAATATGCTATACCTTTTGCAACAGGCTGTATGGGCCATTGTCATTACTGCTATTTGCAGACAACGATGGGAAGCAAACCTTATATAAGGACTTATGTGAACTTGGATGAAATCTTTGATGCTGCTGATAAATATATGCAAGAACGAGCACCTGAAATCACTAGGTTTGAAGCGTCATGTACTTCCGATATAGTAGGCATTGATCATTTGACTCACTCTTTGAAAAAAGCTATTGAATACTTTGGTAAATCTGAACATGGAATGCTTCGATTCGTGACGAAGTTCCATCATGTTGATCATTTGCTTGATGCAGATCATCGCGGGAAAACAAGGTTTCGTTTCAGTGTGAATGCAGATTATGTAATAAAGAACTTTGAGCCCGGAACATCTTCTTTGGATTTGAGAATAGAAGCTGCCGCCAAAGTCGCAGGGGCAAACTATCCACTCGGCTTTATCGTTGCACCAATCTATTTGCATGAAGGCTGGGAAGAGGGATATAAAACATTATTCCAAAAGCTTTATGATAAGCTTCCTGCACATGCGACCGAGGATCTTACCTTTGAATTAATACAACACCGATTCACTAAACCAGCCAAAAGGGTCATCCAACAAAACTATCCGATGACAAAGCTTGAGCTAGACGAAGCTAAGCGCCAGTATAAATGGGGGCGTTATGGAATTGGGAAGTATGTATATACGAAGGATGAAGCGACCGAGATAAAAGAAACTTTGTCTGAGTACATACATTCTTACTTTCCACAGGCTAGGATTGAGTATTTCACGTGA
- a CDS encoding CpaF family protein has product MSLLRRLGVETDVVEGSKGGRESIKTSISPKTVYLPQFKEIEMHLHNYLVDKLKQQTLDDREMEGKVAELSDDFFVNRDDILNYEEKQAAIQNVIYELTGYGPITPLLKDPAVTEVMVNGPTKIYVEKQGKIIKTPFTFRDNSHVLKVMERIVAPIGRRIDESVPMVDARLPDGSRVHAIIPPLAMNGPTLTIRKFPDNPLKIHDLLRNEGLSYEMADFLKSCVEAKLNMMISGGTGSGKTTCLNVLSSFIAEDERIVTIEDSAELRLSQEHVVTLEARLANVEGKGEVTIRDLVKNALRMRPDRIIVGEVRSAEALDMLQAMNTGHDGSLGTGHANSPRDLILRLEVMVMMAGFDLPVRAIREQIAGALDLIVHQVRLKDGSRKITHITEVLGVMNETIVLQDLFKFEELGKSDDGKVKGRFSSTGIRPSFFDKFESQGIKIQPSWFSEE; this is encoded by the coding sequence ATGTCTTTATTGCGAAGGCTTGGTGTCGAGACTGATGTTGTAGAGGGTTCTAAGGGGGGGAGAGAATCCATCAAAACGTCCATCTCTCCGAAAACGGTCTATCTCCCACAGTTCAAAGAGATTGAAATGCACCTTCATAACTATCTTGTGGATAAACTGAAACAGCAGACTCTAGACGATAGGGAAATGGAAGGAAAAGTAGCAGAATTAAGTGATGATTTTTTTGTCAATCGGGATGACATTCTAAATTATGAGGAAAAGCAAGCGGCCATTCAAAATGTCATTTATGAATTAACAGGGTATGGGCCCATCACCCCCCTCTTGAAAGATCCTGCAGTAACGGAGGTAATGGTAAATGGTCCAACGAAGATTTACGTGGAGAAACAGGGGAAAATAATTAAGACTCCTTTCACATTCAGGGATAATTCCCATGTCTTAAAAGTGATGGAACGAATCGTAGCACCAATTGGAAGACGAATAGATGAGAGTGTCCCGATGGTGGATGCACGTTTACCGGATGGTTCGCGTGTTCATGCTATTATACCGCCGCTGGCTATGAATGGGCCGACACTCACCATTCGTAAATTCCCTGATAATCCTTTGAAAATTCATGATCTTCTCCGAAATGAAGGACTTTCTTATGAGATGGCTGATTTTCTGAAATCTTGCGTAGAAGCAAAGTTGAACATGATGATAAGCGGCGGGACCGGCTCTGGTAAGACAACTTGTCTAAATGTATTATCCTCTTTTATAGCAGAAGATGAGCGAATTGTGACAATTGAAGATTCCGCTGAACTCAGGCTTTCACAAGAGCACGTTGTCACTCTTGAAGCAAGACTTGCAAATGTGGAAGGGAAGGGAGAGGTGACCATCCGGGACCTGGTGAAAAACGCCTTGCGTATGAGACCAGATAGAATCATAGTAGGAGAGGTAAGAAGTGCTGAGGCCCTGGATATGCTGCAGGCAATGAATACAGGGCATGATGGGAGTCTTGGCACTGGTCATGCAAACTCCCCCCGAGACCTTATTTTACGCCTTGAAGTCATGGTTATGATGGCTGGTTTCGATCTTCCTGTACGAGCAATTAGAGAACAAATTGCCGGAGCGCTGGATTTGATTGTCCACCAGGTCCGTTTGAAGGATGGTAGCCGAAAAATAACACACATCACCGAGGTCTTAGGGGTAATGAATGAGACTATTGTGTTACAAGATCTTTTCAAATTTGAAGAACTCGGTAAAAGTGATGACGGGAAAGTAAAAGGACGTTTCTCATCAACTGGAATTCGTCCTAGCTTCTTTGACAAATTTGAGTCACAAGGCATAAAAATTCAGCCATCCTGGTTCAGTGAGGAGTGA
- a CDS encoding type II secretion system F family protein translates to MNILMTLIGSILFFMLFFLLVMSISARQTKEMKRLNNYLILSNSLTLTEGKGKKPKSPKQSKAIQGMGKVLEVNFQFKNLRQQLIFAGYEIGPGEYLVRTFLLAAILSGIVYLITSSLLLSIFSLITGLVIGSFLLKRAIKVRNQLATQQLIQALGIMANSLRAGYSFLQVIKLISEESPEPLGKEFGKVIQNVNLGLSLEESFEQLKSSFSNPDLDMVLTSILIQRESGGDLARLLESIQETMIGRLRVKDEVRTLTAQGRLSMWVIMCVPVGIAFYLQVVNPDYFHLMFQHILGWIMILMAISGVLLGWFIINKIVSIEV, encoded by the coding sequence TTGAATATCCTGATGACATTAATTGGTTCCATACTGTTCTTTATGCTTTTCTTTCTCCTAGTGATGAGTATTTCTGCTAGACAGACAAAGGAAATGAAAAGGCTAAATAACTATTTGATTCTTTCCAATTCTTTAACATTAACTGAAGGGAAGGGAAAGAAGCCAAAATCCCCAAAACAAAGTAAAGCCATCCAAGGCATGGGGAAAGTACTTGAAGTAAATTTTCAATTTAAGAACCTGAGGCAGCAATTAATCTTTGCCGGGTATGAAATCGGACCAGGTGAGTATCTAGTAAGAACTTTTCTATTAGCTGCTATTTTAAGTGGAATAGTATATTTGATTACGTCCTCTCTATTGTTAAGTATTTTTTCATTAATCACAGGGCTTGTTATCGGGTCCTTTCTATTGAAACGGGCAATTAAAGTACGAAACCAATTAGCAACCCAGCAGCTTATTCAGGCACTTGGGATCATGGCGAATAGTTTACGTGCAGGCTATAGTTTTTTACAAGTAATCAAGCTGATTTCAGAGGAATCCCCAGAGCCATTAGGCAAGGAGTTTGGAAAGGTTATTCAGAATGTTAATCTCGGCCTGTCCTTAGAAGAATCATTTGAACAGCTAAAGTCCAGTTTTAGTAATCCCGATCTGGATATGGTACTAACCTCCATTCTTATTCAAAGGGAAAGCGGAGGTGACCTTGCACGCCTTTTAGAAAGCATTCAGGAGACGATGATAGGAAGGTTAAGAGTAAAAGACGAGGTAAGAACCCTTACCGCACAAGGAAGGTTATCTATGTGGGTAATCATGTGTGTACCCGTGGGGATCGCTTTCTACCTTCAAGTGGTGAATCCGGACTATTTTCATTTAATGTTTCAGCACATTCTTGGGTGGATAATGATCCTTATGGCAATATCAGGAGTGTTGCTCGGGTGGTTTATTATTAACAAAATTGTAAGCATTGAGGTGTAG
- a CDS encoding transcriptional regulator SplA domain-containing protein yields the protein MDPYQQVHSSSLQEGDVVYLFYRNPHTQNVASIQQASIMENPFEEGQLSIFLYDTYYPLSDEFVFFTSLEEAEALYNDYFGPTFE from the coding sequence ATGGACCCGTACCAACAAGTTCATTCTTCTTCTTTACAAGAAGGTGATGTCGTATACCTTTTTTACCGTAATCCGCACACACAGAACGTAGCCTCGATCCAGCAGGCAAGCATTATGGAAAACCCATTCGAGGAGGGGCAGCTATCTATCTTTCTCTATGATACGTATTATCCCTTATCAGACGAGTTTGTCTTTTTCACTTCATTAGAAGAAGCAGAAGCATTATATAATGATTATTTTGGTCCAACATTCGAATAA
- a CDS encoding type II secretion system F family protein, protein MTLSFTTMTLICLAISMTVFRSSLALERRIETFFPSSTSLEGGKVKKEADISEQTKEKARIMIKKLMKESSKINLEKRLEEAGRPNGWTSVDFRLFQLTLTFILFFGALVLFSPGADSIMSLFFLVGVISLFGLYIPNFMLSVKIKKRLKQMEKMMPDFFDLLNLSMEAGMGLDASFQKVAKTLKGPLSDEFMKMLDDMKLGKSRKEAYMLLRERVKIVSFQQAITSLIQADQLGMGLSKTVSLLTTRIREQRVFTAREHAMKAPVKMVFPLMFLVFPAIFIVLLGPMVIYIIQSGL, encoded by the coding sequence GTGACATTATCCTTTACAACCATGACGTTGATTTGTTTAGCTATCTCCATGACAGTTTTTCGCTCATCTCTTGCACTAGAACGTCGAATTGAAACTTTTTTTCCAAGTTCTACATCATTGGAGGGTGGCAAGGTAAAGAAGGAAGCAGATATAAGTGAGCAAACTAAAGAAAAAGCAAGGATAATGATTAAAAAGTTGATGAAGGAGTCTTCAAAAATCAATCTTGAGAAAAGACTTGAAGAAGCTGGAAGGCCAAATGGGTGGACCTCTGTTGATTTTAGATTATTCCAGTTAACACTGACTTTTATTTTATTTTTCGGTGCACTAGTCCTTTTTTCTCCTGGTGCGGATTCTATAATGTCTCTTTTTTTCTTGGTTGGTGTCATTAGCTTATTCGGTCTTTACATTCCGAATTTTATGCTCAGTGTAAAGATTAAAAAGCGTTTAAAGCAAATGGAAAAAATGATGCCAGACTTTTTTGATTTGCTCAATCTTTCGATGGAAGCAGGTATGGGCTTAGATGCCTCCTTTCAAAAAGTGGCCAAAACCCTGAAAGGACCCCTGTCTGATGAATTTATGAAGATGCTTGATGATATGAAATTAGGGAAATCCCGGAAGGAAGCTTATATGCTATTAAGGGAAAGGGTAAAAATTGTTTCCTTTCAACAAGCAATAACCTCCCTCATTCAGGCAGATCAACTAGGGATGGGACTCTCCAAAACAGTAAGTTTGCTTACGACAAGGATCCGTGAACAAAGGGTTTTCACAGCGAGGGAACATGCGATGAAAGCGCCGGTCAAAATGGTATTTCCGCTAATGTTTCTGGTGTTTCCAGCCATTTTTATTGTATTACTCGGGCCGATGGTCATTTACATTATACAAAGTGGATTATAA
- a CDS encoding pilus assembly protein TadG-related protein: MLRSDKGNAMVMMAFILSLLVALSGFVVDGGRLYLQKGELQKAIDAAALAGVQQVKNSQINAVNAAIELASLNGISINSSNIIVGSDSVEIHNTVPVETTFAKVLGFNSIDVAATSKAVLDTSRGIKKHSNVIPVGIPKDKLVKGQSHTLHFTPAGGNNGPQQGNFGFLAIGGRGAANLEDNIVNGIEVEITPGSYVLTEPGLKWGKVRSGFQERISMDATKPLCNQLNTSKSGCARVAILPIVNDLGSVNGRGKVEIIGFAAFWIEKVEQIGGNKSVTGYFIDIVTSGEFSEEVENFGISTIKLVN; encoded by the coding sequence ATGTTAAGAAGTGATAAAGGCAACGCAATGGTAATGATGGCATTTATCCTCTCTTTGCTCGTTGCGCTATCAGGGTTCGTTGTGGACGGGGGAAGGCTGTACCTGCAAAAGGGAGAACTCCAAAAAGCAATTGATGCCGCTGCGTTAGCTGGAGTGCAACAAGTAAAGAACAGTCAGATAAACGCTGTAAATGCAGCGATTGAACTGGCCTCATTAAATGGAATTAGTATAAATTCCAGCAATATCATAGTAGGTTCAGACTCAGTAGAGATACATAATACAGTACCTGTAGAAACGACTTTTGCCAAGGTGTTAGGTTTCAATTCAATAGACGTTGCTGCAACATCGAAGGCAGTTTTAGATACTTCCAGAGGAATAAAAAAGCATTCCAACGTCATACCGGTCGGAATTCCAAAGGATAAATTGGTAAAAGGGCAATCACATACTCTGCATTTTACACCAGCTGGTGGTAATAACGGACCTCAACAAGGGAATTTCGGTTTTCTGGCAATTGGCGGAAGAGGTGCTGCAAATCTTGAGGACAACATAGTTAATGGCATTGAAGTGGAAATTACCCCAGGTAGTTATGTCCTAACTGAGCCTGGTTTGAAATGGGGAAAGGTTCGTAGTGGCTTTCAAGAAAGAATAAGTATGGACGCAACAAAACCTCTTTGTAACCAACTAAATACTTCTAAAAGTGGTTGTGCAAGGGTTGCTATACTACCAATTGTCAATGACCTCGGTTCTGTAAATGGTAGAGGGAAGGTGGAGATTATTGGATTTGCTGCCTTTTGGATTGAAAAAGTGGAACAGATAGGCGGAAATAAATCAGTAACCGGCTACTTCATCGATATTGTCACTTCCGGTGAATTTAGCGAAGAGGTGGAAAACTTCGGTATAAGCACAATCAAACTAGTGAATTAA
- a CDS encoding M42 family metallopeptidase: protein MTYQTNVQETFSLIKELVSIPSPSGNTEKVIGFVEQYLSECGVETVRNRKGGLIASIKGTNEKEHRMLTAHVDTLGAMVKEVKPNGRLRLTTIGGFRWNSVEGEYCQIETSSGKAYSGTILMHQTSVHVYKNAGDAPRNDENIEVRIDEKVTNADQVRALGIEVGDFVSFDPRVQITESGYIKSRHLDDKASVAILLKLIKFIQSEKITLPYTTHFLISNNEEIGYGGNSNITPETVEYLAVDMGALGDGQSSDEYTVSICVKDSSGPYHYGLRKHLVELAKKNEVDYKVDIYPYYGSDASAAIRSGHDIIHGLIGPGIESSHAFERTHASSIENTEKLIYHYLLSGMVEY from the coding sequence ATGACTTATCAAACAAATGTACAAGAAACATTCTCGTTAATCAAAGAACTAGTTTCTATTCCAAGCCCTTCCGGCAATACGGAAAAAGTAATTGGTTTTGTTGAACAGTACTTAAGTGAATGCGGGGTAGAAACAGTACGCAATCGAAAGGGCGGCTTGATTGCTTCCATTAAAGGAACCAATGAGAAAGAGCATCGCATGTTAACAGCCCATGTAGACACATTAGGAGCTATGGTAAAAGAAGTGAAACCCAATGGAAGATTGAGGCTAACTACAATAGGCGGTTTTCGCTGGAATTCTGTTGAAGGGGAATATTGCCAAATAGAAACTTCTTCTGGTAAAGCGTATTCCGGAACCATTCTTATGCATCAGACATCGGTGCATGTTTATAAAAATGCAGGAGATGCTCCTAGAAACGATGAGAATATCGAAGTTCGGATTGATGAAAAAGTCACCAATGCAGACCAAGTAAGAGCGCTTGGAATAGAAGTAGGAGATTTTGTATCATTCGATCCGAGGGTTCAAATCACAGAAAGCGGCTACATAAAATCCAGACATCTGGATGACAAAGCAAGCGTGGCGATCCTACTAAAACTTATCAAATTCATTCAGTCTGAAAAGATTACACTTCCATACACGACACACTTTTTAATATCTAATAATGAAGAAATCGGCTATGGAGGGAACTCCAACATCACCCCAGAAACTGTGGAATACCTTGCCGTGGACATGGGAGCCCTTGGAGACGGGCAATCATCAGATGAATACACAGTATCTATCTGTGTAAAAGATTCCAGCGGTCCATATCATTATGGACTAAGAAAACATCTTGTTGAACTTGCAAAGAAAAACGAAGTGGATTACAAAGTGGATATTTATCCATACTACGGATCAGACGCGTCTGCTGCCATCCGTTCCGGTCATGATATCATCCACGGACTGATTGGGCCAGGGATAGAATCATCGCATGCTTTCGAGCGGACACACGCAAGCTCGATAGAAAATACAGAGAAGTTGATTTACCATTACTTGTTGTCGGGTATGGTGGAGTACTAA
- a CDS encoding DUF192 domain-containing protein has product MKDAQMLHINIADTFTKRFIGLMFKRSIHNKGIMLSPCNSVHMFFMRFPIDIIFVNGDGRILLSIKELKPWRVSPIVKNSSHVIEMPCGSIERYNLYKGTSIVIPKNKKNFFISIKNDKNKNKNHL; this is encoded by the coding sequence ATGAAAGATGCACAAATGCTTCATATAAATATAGCTGATACATTTACAAAGCGTTTCATTGGGTTAATGTTTAAACGTTCCATACATAATAAAGGCATAATGCTCTCCCCTTGTAACAGTGTTCACATGTTCTTTATGCGGTTTCCTATTGATATCATTTTCGTTAACGGAGATGGGCGAATTCTTTTAAGTATAAAAGAATTAAAGCCTTGGAGAGTATCTCCAATTGTTAAAAATAGCTCTCATGTAATAGAAATGCCATGCGGCTCGATTGAACGTTATAATCTTTATAAAGGCACAAGCATCGTCATCCCTAAAAATAAAAAAAATTTTTTTATAAGTATAAAAAATGACAAAAACAAAAATAAAAACCACCTATAG
- the cpaB gene encoding Flp pilus assembly protein CpaB: protein MTLKKVWLLSIMFGIVSTICFYLFYIPGGTNQKSMQADTVVLAAEEEAEEEIVPEFEIEKGKRAMSIAVNDVQGVSGHVEPGSMVDIFVNIETTKEDNKEVVPSQVGTFVLQNVKVLAVGHFMDEPETGARYQMITVEATPEQGASLGFASQHSIYLMLRPEGDDSTLNANILMDEKQLIMKGGQ from the coding sequence ATGACATTAAAAAAAGTTTGGCTGTTGTCTATTATGTTCGGGATAGTCAGTACAATCTGTTTCTATCTTTTTTATATTCCAGGAGGGACCAACCAGAAATCAATGCAGGCTGACACCGTTGTTTTAGCAGCAGAAGAGGAAGCGGAAGAGGAGATAGTGCCTGAATTTGAGATCGAAAAAGGGAAAAGAGCCATGTCTATTGCTGTAAATGATGTGCAAGGGGTATCAGGACATGTAGAGCCGGGATCGATGGTGGATATCTTTGTTAATATTGAAACCACAAAAGAAGACAATAAAGAAGTGGTCCCATCCCAAGTGGGAACATTTGTGTTGCAAAATGTGAAAGTACTGGCTGTGGGCCATTTCATGGATGAACCGGAAACAGGGGCAAGATATCAGATGATTACGGTTGAAGCCACGCCAGAACAGGGTGCAAGTCTAGGCTTTGCTTCCCAGCATTCCATCTATCTCATGTTAAGGCCAGAGGGTGATGACTCAACCCTAAACGCAAATATATTAATGGATGAAAAGCAGCTTATTATGAAAGGAGGACAATGA
- a CDS encoding A24 family peptidase translates to MFINVVLFIVLGISVVTDLRKRKIFNIITIPAILFGLIYNTYQAGLEGLYFSSIGLLIGFFLLFIPFVLGGMGAGDVKLLAAIGAMIGGELVFQSFLYTALIGGIFALAILFKKNRLVFFIKNIWFSVFYKLPILTEPEKKGKYTIPYGVPIALGVVSLYCFGGLL, encoded by the coding sequence ATGTTCATCAACGTCGTTCTGTTTATCGTACTAGGAATTTCCGTTGTAACGGACCTTAGAAAAAGAAAGATATTCAACATAATTACGATACCTGCCATCCTATTCGGTTTAATCTACAACACGTATCAAGCAGGTCTTGAGGGGCTGTACTTCAGTTCTATCGGACTTTTGATAGGTTTTTTTCTTTTGTTTATCCCATTTGTGCTTGGAGGAATGGGAGCTGGGGATGTAAAGCTGTTGGCAGCTATTGGGGCAATGATCGGCGGTGAGCTTGTGTTTCAGTCATTCCTTTATACCGCCTTGATTGGGGGAATCTTCGCATTGGCTATTCTTTTCAAAAAAAATAGACTTGTGTTCTTTATTAAGAATATTTGGTTCTCTGTTTTTTATAAACTCCCTATTCTTACCGAACCAGAAAAGAAAGGAAAATATACTATTCCCTACGGAGTTCCGATTGCGCTTGGAGTAGTGAGTCTCTATTGCTTTGGGGGGCTTCTATGA